The Musa acuminata AAA Group cultivar baxijiao chromosome BXJ2-2, Cavendish_Baxijiao_AAA, whole genome shotgun sequence genome contains the following window.
GTTCCACTGGTTAATGTTTCTTGTTGTGAATTACTATATGGAGATTGAAAAGcagctcctttcttttcattagttaaTATATCTTCATTGTTTGTGTGTTCTTTTGGTGCTGTTTAGAGATTTAGCTGTTGGAATTACACCATTTGAAGATGAACAGAGCTCAATGAATTCTTAAAAATTTTAGTTGTATTTCTGatcatctatttttcttggaTGTAAATATCACTTTAAAGACTTGTCTGGCTTGGATCTGAAATGCAATTGCCTTGTCAATTGCACTTTTCGGTTTACTTGTTTGATTTTAGTCAGTATATTTCTGTAttcacatatacaaatatatgtgaTGTTATAGATGATACATATGGTCCAGGGGAGCATATATAGCCTACACAGCCTTAAGTTTGTTTACTACTCTGGCATTAGCTCAGGTGCCCAGGCAATCACTAGTGACATCACTGTAGGATTTAAGTTTTTTGACTCTGACTATTCTGTTCCTGAAAATTGGACTTTGTTGAACTCGAGTTATCACTAATGGGCCTGTTGATTGTATCATCTATCTTTTAGTCTcccaaaaaaaatctgaaaagttATGATGCTCAAGAGATTGTCTTGCTTCTGGAATTGTTACATAAGATTGGGAGAAGTTGTGCATCACTCAATTTGTGTTATAGATGCCTATGAGACTGTTTTGCTTTTGGACTTAGAGAAAATGTATATCAAAGATGTTATTGACTTTCGTATAGGTTGGTTGTATAATGATGCAAAATATTAGGATAAATGGCACTAGGTAAAACCTGCCTACACCATCCATCTGTTTTGTGTTGGGTGGGTGTTGACACCGAGCGTGGTTGCTTATTGCTAGTGCGACCATATAAAATTCTGGGGGCATTCATGGCGACACAGCTTGCATATTACAACACAGAGTGCTTGGCACAAGAGTCATTTCATGGTAACCTAGTACTCTGACGGGCATGATTTTACCCGGTATGACAGGACATAACATAAACACATGTGAGTTGGAGATGATTCTGATAAGTTAATAGCCAAAAAAGTACCCTTATGAAAGGTTTAATCCACTTTTTTTGGGTGGTTAAAATAACTTCTCTAATGGTCACCTATGTTACTTTGCTTGGTTGGCAGCCTTACAGATAAGGAGGCTAAATTTTTAGTTACTTAGAGTATGATGAGTCCCAATTATTTTTACACTATATCAAAGGTAGCTAAGAGTGAACTTCTCGGAATATGAAGTGATGCGACAATTACCAAGAAGCCATATACTTGGCTTTCTCATGAGAAATTTCTGGttggaaataaattaattagagaAATGGTGGGATGATTTGTAGAACTTGTAGTCAGATGCTTTGACATATATGCAACAATACTTTCAGGCTAAGTTATTCCTTGCTTGTGGATATCAAATCATATCCATTCAAACCCGGTGTTTGATAAAAGATGGGCAATGCTGTCTTTGCTTTGCTTTgccacaacttttttttttttttctgtcatacTACTGAGAATCCAGTAGGTATAATGAAGTctaatatatctattcatcagtGTAGAGAGGTGAATAGGTAAGTAGACatataaattctaaaaaaaagcTTCTTAGAATTCTTTTTAGGTATTTATTGGGTCCCTCCCTTTATGCTtgtatttgtctttctgtccatttatatatatatttcttgtcAGGTTGAATAGATTCATCCAGATGTTTTTCAAACCCATTGTTTAAAACCTTCTAAAGAATTTATTGCTGTTCTGTACTTATGTTTTAACTagatgcatgtcttatgttatgtCGCGGGACTAAACTCATACCCAACCATGTAAATTGATGTTACATTATATTCTTATGTTTTGACTAGATGCATGTGCGACATTACATATTGGGACAAAACTCATACCCAGTAATGTAAATTGATGTTGCATGCAGAGGCTATGGAACTTTTCGGCAGGTAAATTTCTCAAGACATATACCGGACACGTTAACTCAAAGTTCTGCATTCCAGCTACCTTCTCGGTCACAAACGGGAAGTACATTGTCAGTGGTTCGGAAGACAACTGCGTGTACCTGTGGGATCTCCAAACAAGAAAAATTGTGCAGAAACTGGAAGGTCATACCGATACTGTTATTGCAGTGTCGTGCCACCCATCTGAAAACATGATTGCTTCTGGCGCACTCAGTAACGACAAGACAGTCAAGATCTGGGCTCAGAGGAGCGAGGGTCAACTCAAAGACTGAGTTTTCCTCTAACAACCTATTAACAGTTGGATGAATCCAACCCACTCATCTTTGTTATCAATCAGTTGTAGGGCTGGGGTCTGCGCCCCGATTTGTTGTATTAACTTTCTTTTACATGTGATGCAACAATCGTTATCTGGCAGACCGTATGGTCTTTCTAGTGTCCGACATGGGTTATCGTCTAATGGTAGTACAACAGAGCATATCTTGCAGGTTTGAGCTTTGAGCCTATTTCTGTTCAATGTCTTTTGGTGGTTCCTTTTACTCTGTCTTCTTTGCATCATTTCAAAGTTGTGGGATAAGTTGTTTAGCTGCTAAAACATCTGAGTAATCACCATGTCAATCTGATATCAAGCTGCCAGAGTGTAGCCTTCTTTGTTGAGTGGCATTTACTTACAGCTGATGCAGATCAATTCAGTCTATTGCTTGCGGGTCTTGGTTGTCCACTGTATTTAAATGAGTTGATATTGAAGTAGAACACCATTAAGATGATACTGGAAGAGAATAATCTCCATCAGTGGTGCAATTTATTgttttgcaatgaaaatattggaAGAAATTATATACTTGTGTGTACTGAATATTTTGGCTAACCTTTTAATTCTTAATGACTTATGCTTCACTAAACATTACAAGTCCGATAGATTATTCTATCATACACAAGTCCGATAGATTAGACTAtcatacccaaaaatcatcataagCCTTactacaaaaaaaattatttgaatcctatCGATCAACAAGcggtggaagaaaaaaaaaaggggcatcAAAGCAGTCGACTTGCAAGCAGAATGTGACAAATGATCAGCTACAAATTGAAAGTTACGTATTTTCTTAACATTGACTAAGATGGCCAATCATTAAGAGGAATGTTAGCGTCAATCCAAATGATTGTGCCGTCACCAGTGATCGGCGATAAGTTGCAAGTTGTGACGAAAGGACGGAGTGAGTATGGACGGAGAACACGACGTCGTGGAGTTGAATTCGTGTGGTGGCCGAAACTATCACGAAAAGGAGCGGTAACGAGTCAATCGGCCTCGTGGCCTAATGCGTTGCAATCACAAAAAGGAGACGAAGACGTCTCGCCATTGCTCCATTTTAACCCATTCTTCCATTCGCGACGAATGCGTTACCAGCCAATCATCGATTGCCGTTAATTCAACCATAGTGATAGAGGAAGCGAGGAAGGAGACGACCGCTCTTTTCTGCTTCCTGCAGGTTATATATTTCCATCTTCTCCTCCTCGAAGACTCTCTGAGCGTTCTTTGGGTTCCTCCTCTTTGCCCCTTCCTGTATTCCTGTTAACTCTCTTCTCTAAGTTGGTGCTCCGTAAAGTATTAGAAGCATTCAGATAACCCGTCGGCATTTGCTTTCGAGATTTGATCATATACAACCAGAAGCTTGAACTTTTGTACTTGATTCAGGTTGTCTATTTCTCTTGCAAAGCAAGAGTCTGTCATCACCATGGAAGCATTAGCATCCCCGTGCTACTCTGACATGGTAAGGAGCTCGAGATCGAGTCCTTCTGTTTTCTGAAAGATAATTTACGGTTCCTTCGTTTGTGCAAATGGGCAGGGAATCGATCAGAGCTCCTTCAAGCGGTGGGAGCTGTCTGCTTTAGATCAGTTCAGTGCACAACAACTAGAAGTGGCACTCGGATCTCCCTCCTCTGAGAGCTATACTTCACTCCCTTCATGCCATCCACCCAACGAAATAGTCACTGCGGCATGGCATTCGGACTTACATGACGGTGCTGCAGCGACGGCGAAGATGAAAGCAGAGATGAAGGATGTCCTGGTTCTTGATGGCTCAAAACGGAAGTGGGACATCATGATTCGCCATGGAACCAAGAGGCCGAGCATGGGgaacagctcggcctcccacaacCAGGAACACGTCATGGCCGAGAGGAAGCGAAGGGAGAAGCTCACGCAGAGATTTATAGCGCTGTCGGCAGTAGTTCCCGGCCTCAAGAAGGTACATATGCTCCGTGTCGATTCATCTTTTCCTTCCGATGTTCTTGATTCTGTAGCTTTTGTGGAAGATGGACAAGGCCTCTGTTCTTGGCGATGCCATCAAGTACCTGAAGCAACTACAAGAGAAGGTCAAGAGCCTGGAGGATCAAGTTGCCAAGAGGAATACCGAGTCAGCGGTGCTTGCGAAGAGATCATACGACGAACGCCAACGTTGTGGGTCGCTCCTGGTGGAGATCGAAGCGAGAGTGTTCCAAAAGAGCATCCTAATTAAGATCCACTGCGAGAACCAGAAAGGAGTGTTGGTGAAAGCACTCTCCGAGATCGAGAAGCTCCACCTTTCTGTAATATGCACGAGTGCCATGTCCTTCGCTATTTCTTCTCTCGACATCACTGTGATGACtcaggcaagtctggttggtccgTTCACAGGCCACTGCTTTCTACACCTCGACACAGATGAGCCGATGGTGGCTGAATTGCTTTCGGGATTAGAATTGTTAGCGCTTGACGAGCTTTACTCTTGTTATCTTCTTGTTCTGCAGATCGAAGAGGAATTCTGCATGACAGCGAAGGACCTGGTGAAGAAGCTGAACTCAGCTCTCATGTgatagaaaagaaaggaaaggagcttttttctttttgcttaagACTAGGCTGATCGGAGCTTattctccttccaaagacaccattatgGACTTGTACTTTCGGGTTCTTCTCTTCCCCTGAGCTACTTGATGCTGCTTTTGGGAAGAGAGCAGTGAGAAAATTAGTCctgttttcttcctcctctttttctgAATGCTATTATGGGGAAAGTTGTTCTGCCTTTCTCTTCATGTGACGCTTTTTCCTCCGAGGAGTTTGACAATTTAGATCTGCATCTCACTTCCCAATCAATCTCCAATCATGAAAGGTTGACTGTGATAGGAAAATGGTGACTACAAGTTTGTGTGTCCTTTTTGCTTTTGTCATCATCTGGAAATCATGCAAGGCAAACAAACATGATGTACTACTGCAGCAAAGAATTTAGATACAGAATAGTTATCTGTCACCTCTTTGTGTGCTGTATCTATTTCTTCTTCTTGGTTTTCTTGAGTATTAGAGATCTAATTCCAGGCAAAATAGGATACTGTTGTTGACTTTATCTTGATGGTGATAATTTCCTTGGTAGAAGAATAGGATGCCAATCCCTTTCCATCAGtacaacctaatgtgactttAACTTGATAGTCTTTGATCTTTACAACATTGAACATATAAGCAATAGTGACTTCATGATCAGTAACTAATGTGATTATAAATGATTGGCGAAAAAGAAATCGAAGTTAGTATTATATTTCGACAAGAATGTTACTCATGAAACTTAATGATATTTCAATCAAAAGTATTTTTCGGATAAAATTTATTTTGCAGAACAAGCATATGAAAAGATCAGATCTCTCAAGACATTAATTATTATGGGGTGGGTTAGGTGGTAGAAAATCTCCAATATATTATTGTCCACATCCCTTTGTTGGTGAAAGCTACTCTTTCCAAGATGGTGACAAATAACTAACTATAATATGGGAAACCTGCCTCACAATCCCCAGAACAATTATCTCCATATGAAGGTGACAACAATGGTGACAACTTGAAGGTGCGTTCTCCTCAAGGGGCCCAATATCATGATCATTGAATAGAAATAGGAAAATTGAGAAGATTGACCTCAGGATCAAGTTGAAATAGGAAGAACAAGAACCAGTATTCCATAACTTTGATGGATCAATTTGAGGCTGTGCACTGGCCTAAGCAACTTTTGCAAACCacattttatatgtatatatataggtcaGTATATGAATTTTGCATGTTCTTATCAGTTCTCCTTAGGATAATTCATGTGACCAAGATCACATGGTCAACTGCTTTTGCCCTAAATATGTGGGGTTGATGGTTGAACTTTTGCTTTATGTGCTCTCAATAATTCCTCATTGAACAAATTGATGCTTTTGCTTAGTCTTGTCAAAAGTGTTTTCTTGCAAAGTTGTTGATGAGGAGAGTGAAGCACTAATCATCAGAAGCTCAGATGTGAAGCTAATGGAGAGTGCAGAGAGGAAGGAAGGAGACACTATTGACAAGGTTAGTGAATCGCTTGAAGACATCAATACAGAACATAATTCAGAGATGGGAATATATATGTTGGCGAACAGGTTTCAAGCACATAATGAGAAGAAATGAACCTGACACAAGTGAAGCTGAGTTCCAAGAATGACATGATCTGATGAACAGAAGTTGCAAGTTTCTACATCAGTGTCACACAACAACTAGTGATGCTCAGGCTAACATGGCAGAGGTGAGCAAAGCTACTAAAGTGTGTAGCTCTGCAAGTGGAGGGCTGGGTTGGATTCAATTCAAGGCCAAAAATGCTGCAGCCAAACCAGGAAGATAAGTAATTGCTTGTTTATTCTTAAGACTGATGACATCCTTAGCCTGCAAATCCTGGATGTCTGGAATTTCATCTTTCACTGAAAGCTGGGCAGCAGTAGATTTTCTGTATATTTAATGATCCAAGCAGAGAGCAACTGGGGATGTGGAACTACAGATTTTGTGATCTGGCCACAGTTCCTTAGATTAACTTCTACAGTTTCATCAACTTTGGTGTGAAACAAGTTGATTCTATGTTTTATTGACTATCAACTTCATAAACTTTCCAAAAGGCAAAAGGCATGCTTCAAGCTTTCAAGAAAGCTTTTGCAATACAGATCAGTGTCAAAAGCCTGGAAGCAGTAATAGTTACTTCTGACCAAACACTAAGGATACCACTGTCACTCTGTAACTGTAGCACAAAGTTcactgatattatgtttttactTCATTTCACACACAAATCAACAATTGATGATGGACGCAATGCTATAGCTGGAACAGCAAATGACATGGTCAACAAGGAGCTGACCGACCAACAATAATGATAAATGCGGGCTTTATTGGATTATGCTGGAGATGATACGGTCAATTGGGTATTGACCAGCACTTCCACCGTTGACAAATGCAAATCCCATAACTGGACGTGCATTACTTGGGGGGGTCAGCAAGGTGCTGACCAAACAAGAACATGAAAGCTTTTAATGGTTTATGCTAGAGATGATCTGATCAACTAGGTAATACAGGTTGCAGTCCCATTTCTATTTCTCGCAGAAGCTGAGAAATCCCATGTACTCATGGTTCTTAATCATGGTAATCGACTTCTCAGTGCCAACAACACCTGCCACAGAAATAAATTAAGAGTGGTCAGAGGATATAAGGTATATAAATGGAGAGAGAGGGAGATTAAGATATAGATTTCTGCTTCTTGCACATACCCATGGTTAGAGCGCTGGCAAAGATGACCGAGGAGAGAATGAAGACAATGATTGATGCTCTTTTCAAAAACTTTACCAGCTTCCTGACGAAGAACTGTCCCCAGAAGCCGGCCATCACAGACACAGAAATGAGATAGAGAGCTGCCACAGGAAACACTGCTGTCAGCTTCTGCTCAGCCTAGTGACTTTGCTGAGAGAGAGAATGCGATAGGTTGACGTACCATAGGGGATGGGAAATCTCTTCAGGAAGTAGAATTCCACCACTGATAAGGATGAGGAGAACATCATCACGAAGGTTGCTGTGGCACTGGCTACCTGCACAGGAATAAGAAACAGAGCACAGCATTAAGATCAAACTTGGGTAATAATAACTCTGTGAGTTCGTCAGACAGCTAATGGCCACATTGTTCTTTTCTTGTAATCTTTGCATTTAAGTTTCGGTTGTAATAAGTTTTATGCGCTGCAAATGACTATCTTTAACTTTAGGTTTAGGAAAACTCGACTAAATTACAAGGCCAATTGTGATGGATCAGTGTGGCATTTTCACGAGAATGTTGCAGACGATTTGGTCCCCAAGCTCAGAAGTGATTCTGATCCATCCAAGTTGGCCACAGGGCATTGCATCATGCAGGACGTAATCGATAGACCAACATGTGCTGCAACTGATCGCTCTACGTTCTCAACCTCCAATTGATTCCTTTGCCACCGAAGTGTTTGACGGTGCAGGTGATGTGTCGAGCGAAGCAAATGCAAATGCAAGTGTTGTTGAGTGGAGCAAAACATCGAGCACCTTGGGTTCGCGCACACGCACCTGCGGGATGACTCCGATTTCGAGGAGGAGGGGGCCCAGGATGAAGCCGCCGCCGGAGCCGAGCAGCCCGCCGACGGTGCCGCCGAGAAGACCGCAGAAGGCGCAGAACACCAGCTGCATGCCTGTCCACTCGATGGAGGCCTCGCAGACGGACTCCCAGTTGCCCTGCATTCGCCGTTGCCGGCTCTCCCTCCACAGCTTCGTCGCCTCCCACGAGAACACGCTTAGCGCCACCGGAAACTGAGGGTGATCAACAAAAGAACCTAAGCACGGTTGGAGAAACACATCACATGAATCAGAAACGGGGATCCAATGAGATGAGGTCAGCCACCTGCAAGATGTTTACAACCCAGTAGAAAAGGCTGCAGGTCTCTGAATTGTTCTGCAACAGGACACTAATTATGAGAGCATGGTCCAAAACAAGGCCAAGGAATCTGTCACGATCAAAGGTGAGCAAGCGAACAAAGACAACACCTTTAGGATCTGAAGCAGTAAAAATGAGAACCAGACTACCAGCAGGACCGAGATCCCCTTCCACCTTATGTTGAACCGCAACGCCTCCTTTAGTCCATCGACAGCGTCGGAGTAGAGTAATATTAGATGGTAAACAACAGAGTACAAAGGCAGATTTATTTTACTCGTCAGAGCATATGAATTGGCACTTACAAGCATGGATTTCTCCGGCCGATGAAGGAGAGGCTCGCTTGTTGTGTCGGTGCCCACTGTATCGATAAAAAGATGACATCTTTTAGATGACGCTAATGACTCGATGATTCCTGCATGTGTCTACTTGATACATACCCACTTCCTGATTGGATTTAGCCTCCTCTTGCTTCCGCATCTCCATCTGCGCTCGCCGTATTCACAGATTTGCAAGTCAGACAACGACTACACCACACAACTATCATCAAGAACGGAAACCGAAAGAAGGGATTcaaccttgaggagagtttccttCTTCCACATCTGAACTCCCTTGAACATTGACCTTGAGGAAGTACCTGAACCACACTTGGAGTTTTATCACCATGTCCATGAAAGATGACGAGCCCTAGGCGAGGACTAAGGACCAACCTATGAAGAGAATTATGATGAGGATGGTGATGAGCCAGAAGGGGAAGACCACGCTGAGCTCCACACCGATGGTGATCCCCAGCATCAGCATGGGCTGGAACAGCAGAGCCAGGTTGTAGTCTATGATGGGCACTTCCTTGGAAGGGTGCGCCACTCTGAGGTTGTACCACACTGATGAAGCCGATGCCCCCATGATCATACCTGACCAAGAACACACAGTTGTCGATCTCATGATGATGACTAGAAAGTGGTCTAGCAGCAGTAACCGTGGTGTCCATA
Protein-coding sequences here:
- the LOC135604986 gene encoding transcription factor bHLH25-like isoform X2, whose product is MEALASPCYSDMGIDQSSFKRWELSALDQFSAQQLEVALGSPSSESYTSLPSCHPPNEIVTAAWHSDLHDGAAATAKMKAEMKDVLVLDGSKRKWDIMIRHGTKRPSMGNSSASHNQEHVMAERKRREKLTQRFIALSAVVPGLKKMDKASVLGDAIKYLKQLQEKVKSLEDQVAKRNTESAVLAKRSYDERQRCGSLLVEIEARVFQKSILIKIHCENQKGVLVKALSEIEKLHLSVICTSAMSFAISSLDITVMTQIEEEFCMTAKDLVKKLNSALM
- the LOC135604986 gene encoding transcription factor bHLH25-like isoform X1 yields the protein MEALASPCYSDMGIDQSSFKRWELSALDQFSAQQLEVALGSPSSESYTSLPSCHPPNEIVTAAWHSDLHDGAAATAKMKAEMKDVLVLDGSKRKWDIMIRHGTKRPSMGNSSASHNQEHVMAERKRREKLTQRFIALSAVVPGLKKLLWKMDKASVLGDAIKYLKQLQEKVKSLEDQVAKRNTESAVLAKRSYDERQRCGSLLVEIEARVFQKSILIKIHCENQKGVLVKALSEIEKLHLSVICTSAMSFAISSLDITVMTQIEEEFCMTAKDLVKKLNSALM
- the LOC135583784 gene encoding sulfite exporter TauE/SafE family protein 4-like isoform X2, which gives rise to MNGPSWYGVINSGSSKSFVVYLLAASSLAVASTFFISHGPSSPYGFRDQHVILSSRSVRVWPELEVNWRSGLATVIGFLGSAFGTVGGVGGGGIFVPMLTLVVGFDAKSAAALSKCMIMGASASSVWYNLRVAHPSKEVPIIDYNLALLFQPMLMLGITIGVELSVVFPFWLITILIIILFIGTSSRSMFKGVQMWKKETLLKMEMRKQEEAKSNQEVVGTDTTSEPLLHRPEKSMLEALRFNIRWKGISVLLVVWFSFLLLQILKNNSETCSLFYWVVNILQFPVALSVFSWEATKLWRESRQRRMQGNWESVCEASIEWTGMQLVFCAFCGLLGGTVGGLLGSGGGFILGPLLLEIGVIPQVASATATFVMMFSSSLSVVEFYFLKRFPIPYALYLISVSVMAGFWGQFFVRKLVKFLKRASIIVFILSSVIFASALTMGVVGTEKSITMIKNHEYMGFLSFCEK
- the LOC135583784 gene encoding sulfite exporter TauE/SafE family protein 4-like isoform X1, whose product is MNGPSWYGVINSGSSKSFVVYLLAASSLAVASTFFISHGPSSPYGFRDQHVILSSRSVRVWPELEVNWRSGLATVIGFLGSAFGTVGGVGGGGIFVPMLTLVVGFDAKSAAALSKCMIMGASASSVWYNLRVAHPSKEVPIIDYNLALLFQPMLMLGITIGVELSVVFPFWLITILIIILFIGTSSRSMFKGVQMWKKETLLKMEMRKQEEAKSNQEVVGTDTTSEPLLHRPEKSMLVSANSYALTSKINLPLYSVVYHLILLYSDAVDGLKEALRFNIRWKGISVLLVVWFSFLLLQILKNNSETCSLFYWVVNILQFPVALSVFSWEATKLWRESRQRRMQGNWESVCEASIEWTGMQLVFCAFCGLLGGTVGGLLGSGGGFILGPLLLEIGVIPQVASATATFVMMFSSSLSVVEFYFLKRFPIPYALYLISVSVMAGFWGQFFVRKLVKFLKRASIIVFILSSVIFASALTMGVVGTEKSITMIKNHEYMGFLSFCEK